From the genome of Candidatus Eisenbacteria bacterium, one region includes:
- a CDS encoding efflux RND transporter permease subunit — translation MNIASFSVKRPVFTTMLTLGLVVLGAYSYNLLSVELFPNTDFPFVLVTTIYPGAGPEEVETQLTQKIEDEVSTLADIDLLESISREGVSLVVMRFRLEASGDEAANDVRAKVDGILNDLPNGAEKPVVEKFEVGAAPIISLAVTSDLGVNATYKVVDETMRDRLSQVSGVATIDIFGGQEREIRVEVDRRKLERYEISIGTVTALIAAENVNIPGGRVIERDREYTIRTLGEFESVDEIGRIRIPLAAGGTIRLGEIARIRDTYEEARSVARFRSSPAVQVDVIKRSGANTIGAALGVYDAVRDLRAELPPGFVIEYASDDSRFIQESVRDVTTNILIGILLTALLLWVFLRNVRATLIVAVVMPATIISTFLLMQIAGFSLNVVSLLALGVSVGILVTNAIVVLENVIRHLRKGKDPKQAAVDGTNQVALAVLASVATNVVVFVPIAFMQGIIGRIFIQFGLTVVFATFFSLLISFTLTPMLCAFFLKRTGRMDAGEAGEEDHGGDAGAAAVNGTHYLDRRISRLSVSYRSLLDWSLRRVRNRVILSVAALLFLALSFFLLGISGGEFMPEMDQGYMNVEIELPAGSSLEKTEEIVAEAEEIIRALPEVVSVISTIGGSDRGVDEAILKAKLADKSDRDRMVDELVNALRPLLAGLPGAEVVVAGSASETGRVESDAEIEVMGDETDKLRMYAERVRKIVAAAPGAVDVKSSWREGGEELLFIPDREEIARRGLTTGRIAMFLRNSFEGNDEAVFRERGEEYAIRVHFDEETRNDPATLEEIRIPTGGGEVPLVQLGRIERRTGQAEILHRDRQKRITISANLAEGTISDLVRTTRPQFEAMNLPPGYKIVFGGMYEFQEESFSALFSAMILAIVLTYVVLAMILESFAHPITVMLTLPLGLVGASFGIFFGGQSINIFSLMAMVMLIGIVVNNAILLIDYVKQLRGRGLGLHEAILEGCPVRLRAVIMTNLATAIGMIPQALGTGQGSEIRVAMALTTIGGVLVSALFTLILIPSLYAAFEELIARARKRV, via the coding sequence ATGAACATCGCCTCCTTTTCCGTCAAACGCCCGGTCTTCACGACCATGCTCACGCTGGGGCTTGTGGTGCTCGGCGCGTACTCCTACAACCTTCTCTCCGTCGAACTCTTCCCCAACACCGACTTCCCTTTCGTGCTCGTCACCACGATCTACCCCGGCGCGGGTCCGGAGGAGGTGGAGACCCAACTCACGCAGAAGATCGAGGACGAGGTGAGCACCCTCGCCGACATCGATCTCCTGGAGTCGATCTCACGGGAAGGGGTGTCGCTCGTCGTCATGCGTTTCCGTTTGGAGGCGAGCGGCGACGAGGCGGCGAACGACGTGCGCGCCAAAGTGGACGGCATTCTGAACGATCTGCCCAACGGGGCGGAGAAGCCGGTCGTCGAGAAGTTCGAGGTCGGAGCGGCGCCGATCATCTCCCTGGCCGTCACGAGCGACCTCGGCGTGAACGCCACCTATAAGGTGGTGGACGAGACGATGCGGGATCGTCTCTCCCAGGTGAGCGGCGTCGCCACCATCGATATCTTCGGCGGCCAGGAGCGCGAGATCCGCGTCGAGGTGGACCGGCGGAAGCTGGAGCGCTACGAGATCTCCATCGGAACGGTGACCGCCCTCATCGCCGCCGAGAACGTGAACATCCCCGGCGGCCGCGTCATCGAGCGCGACCGGGAGTACACCATCCGGACCCTCGGCGAGTTCGAGAGCGTGGACGAAATCGGCCGAATCCGAATTCCTCTCGCGGCGGGAGGCACGATCCGCTTGGGCGAGATCGCCCGGATCCGGGACACATACGAGGAGGCCCGCTCCGTCGCCCGTTTCCGGAGCAGTCCGGCCGTGCAGGTGGACGTGATCAAGCGCTCCGGCGCGAACACCATCGGCGCCGCCCTCGGCGTTTACGACGCGGTGCGGGACCTGCGGGCGGAACTCCCCCCGGGGTTCGTCATCGAGTACGCCTCGGACGATTCCCGGTTCATCCAGGAGTCGGTGCGGGACGTGACGACCAACATCCTGATCGGCATTCTCCTCACCGCGCTCCTTCTCTGGGTGTTTCTCCGGAACGTGCGCGCCACGCTGATCGTGGCGGTGGTGATGCCCGCGACGATCATCTCCACCTTCCTTCTGATGCAGATCGCCGGGTTCAGCCTGAACGTGGTTTCCCTTCTCGCGCTCGGCGTCTCGGTCGGCATATTGGTCACCAACGCCATCGTGGTGTTGGAGAACGTGATCCGCCATCTACGGAAGGGGAAGGATCCCAAGCAGGCGGCGGTGGACGGGACGAACCAGGTCGCCTTGGCGGTGCTCGCCTCGGTGGCGACCAACGTGGTCGTCTTCGTCCCGATCGCCTTCATGCAGGGAATCATCGGCAGGATCTTCATCCAGTTCGGCCTCACCGTCGTCTTCGCCACCTTCTTCTCGCTTCTCATCTCCTTCACGCTGACGCCGATGCTCTGCGCTTTCTTCCTGAAGCGCACCGGCCGGATGGACGCGGGGGAGGCGGGCGAGGAAGATCACGGTGGAGACGCGGGCGCCGCCGCGGTGAACGGTACGCACTATTTGGATCGCCGGATCAGCCGTCTCTCGGTCTCCTATCGTTCTCTTCTCGACTGGAGTCTCCGGCGCGTTCGGAACCGGGTGATCCTCTCCGTCGCGGCGCTCCTTTTCCTCGCCTTGAGCTTCTTCCTCCTCGGGATCTCCGGCGGCGAGTTCATGCCCGAAATGGATCAGGGGTACATGAACGTGGAGATCGAGCTACCGGCGGGTTCCTCGCTTGAGAAAACGGAAGAGATCGTCGCCGAGGCGGAGGAGATCATCCGCGCCCTCCCTGAGGTGGTCTCGGTGATCAGCACCATCGGCGGAAGCGATCGCGGTGTCGATGAAGCGATTCTGAAAGCGAAGTTGGCCGACAAGTCGGACCGGGACAGGATGGTGGACGAGCTGGTGAACGCCCTCCGCCCTCTTCTCGCCGGGCTTCCCGGCGCGGAGGTGGTCGTCGCGGGGTCGGCGAGTGAAACCGGCCGTGTGGAGTCGGACGCGGAGATCGAGGTGATGGGGGACGAGACCGACAAGCTCCGCATGTACGCCGAGCGGGTGCGGAAGATCGTGGCCGCCGCTCCCGGCGCGGTGGACGTGAAGAGCAGCTGGAGGGAAGGGGGGGAGGAGCTCCTCTTCATCCCGGATCGGGAGGAGATCGCCCGGCGGGGGCTCACCACCGGCCGGATCGCCATGTTTCTCCGCAACTCCTTCGAAGGGAACGACGAGGCGGTGTTCCGGGAGAGAGGAGAGGAATACGCGATCCGCGTGCATTTCGACGAGGAAACGCGGAACGATCCGGCGACCCTCGAGGAAATCCGCATCCCCACCGGCGGAGGCGAAGTGCCTCTCGTCCAGCTCGGCCGGATCGAGCGCCGGACCGGTCAGGCGGAGATTCTGCACCGGGACCGGCAGAAACGGATCACCATTTCCGCGAATTTGGCGGAGGGGACGATCTCCGATTTGGTTCGTACGACCCGGCCGCAATTCGAGGCCATGAATCTGCCGCCCGGTTACAAGATCGTGTTCGGCGGGATGTACGAATTCCAGGAGGAGTCCTTCTCCGCTCTTTTTTCCGCGATGATTCTGGCGATCGTCCTGACCTACGTGGTCCTCGCCATGATCCTCGAGTCCTTCGCCCACCCGATCACGGTCATGCTCACGCTGCCGCTCGGTCTGGTGGGCGCTTCCTTCGGGATCTTTTTCGGTGGCCAGTCGATCAACATTTTCAGCCTGATGGCGATGGTGATGCTGATCGGGATCGTGGTGAACAACGCGATTCTCCTGATCGACTACGTGAAACAGTTGCGTGGAAGGGGGCTCGGCCTGCACGAGGCGATCCTGGAGGGGTGCCCGGTCAGGCTTCGGGCGGTGATCATGACCAACCTGGCGACCGCCATCGGTATGATCCCCCAAGCGCTCGGCACGGGACAGGGATCGGAGATCCGCGTCGCCATGGCGCTGACGACGATCGGCGGCGTGCTGGTAAGCGCCCTCTTCACGCTCATCCTGATTCCTTCGCTCTATGCGGCGTTCGAGGAGCTGATCGCGCGGGCCCGGAAACGGGTATAG
- a CDS encoding GNAT family N-acetyltransferase, with product MADRYEAEILDRSDLDGWDRLVGHASGGTLFNTGRWFRILGETLGKDWLVIGCRKNGVLVGGCAGATTRRAGLDLFLPPPLTAYAGMVLADPESEKACEGTEDTLRRASVLESALRLRFALSWTVHHPSTPDLRPFVWNGWESIPRYTYLLPLRADGDLWSGLKSSLRNKIRKAEKAGIRARRAEDLSGAIRFYADSYEKHGASPPIPPERLLAWFDGLRREGIARGYLAEDERGEPLAFRIALVDGERAYDWVAGADTARLSDGATPLLYWKEIEDLRADREFLDMMGANTPTIAGFKSGFGGDLVPYWETRRFRSPLVRALFRARGRFGR from the coding sequence GTGGCGGACCGATACGAAGCGGAGATCCTGGATCGAAGCGATCTCGACGGCTGGGACAGGCTCGTGGGTCACGCCTCCGGTGGGACCCTCTTCAACACCGGTCGATGGTTCCGGATCTTGGGGGAGACGCTCGGCAAGGATTGGCTCGTAATCGGGTGCCGCAAGAACGGCGTCTTGGTCGGCGGCTGCGCCGGAGCGACGACACGCCGGGCGGGCCTCGATCTCTTCCTCCCGCCGCCGCTCACGGCCTACGCCGGGATGGTCCTCGCCGATCCCGAGAGCGAGAAAGCCTGCGAGGGAACCGAGGACACGCTCCGCCGCGCCTCCGTCCTGGAAAGCGCGCTGCGACTCCGGTTCGCCCTCTCCTGGACGGTTCATCATCCGTCCACGCCCGATCTTCGCCCCTTCGTCTGGAACGGGTGGGAGTCCATCCCCCGCTACACCTACCTCCTCCCCCTCCGCGCGGACGGCGATCTCTGGTCCGGTTTGAAGAGCAGCCTGCGAAACAAAATCCGCAAGGCGGAAAAAGCGGGGATCCGGGCGCGCCGCGCGGAAGACCTGTCGGGGGCGATCCGCTTCTACGCCGACAGCTATGAAAAGCACGGCGCCTCGCCTCCGATCCCGCCGGAGCGCCTCCTCGCCTGGTTCGACGGGCTCCGCCGAGAGGGGATCGCCCGCGGCTACCTCGCCGAAGACGAACGGGGCGAACCTCTCGCTTTCCGGATCGCCCTCGTCGACGGGGAACGCGCCTACGACTGGGTGGCGGGGGCGGACACGGCGCGCCTTTCCGATGGAGCCACTCCGCTCCTCTACTGGAAGGAGATCGAGGACCTGCGGGCGGACCGCGAATTCCTCGACATGATGGGCGCCAACACGCCCACCATCGCCGGTTTCAAGTCCGGCTTCGGCGGCGACCTCGTCCCCTACTGGGAGACCAGGCGCTTCCGCTCCCCCCTCGTCCGCGCCCTCTTCCGCGCCCGCGGACGCTTCGGACGCTGA
- a CDS encoding transcriptional repressor: MGSTSETVLARFRSCLKSRGLHFSQAREIVVCAVSRMDRHFGAEELAAELGGGPDRVSRGTVYRTLNLLEWFGLIRRVGEVDGPRRYERVSDSPHDHLVCERCGRVIEFTEPALSKAILRVCRERRFQLRAYNLSVVGVCEKCAHK; this comes from the coding sequence GTGGGATCGACCAGCGAAACGGTGCTCGCCCGGTTTCGTTCTTGTCTGAAAAGCCGGGGGCTGCATTTCAGCCAGGCCCGGGAGATCGTGGTGTGCGCGGTCTCCCGCATGGACCGTCATTTCGGCGCGGAGGAGCTGGCGGCCGAACTGGGAGGGGGACCGGATCGCGTTTCCCGAGGCACGGTCTACCGCACCCTGAATCTGCTGGAGTGGTTCGGGCTGATTCGCCGCGTGGGCGAGGTGGATGGTCCGAGACGATACGAGCGGGTCTCGGACTCCCCCCACGACCATCTCGTATGCGAGCGGTGCGGAAGGGTGATCGAATTCACCGAGCCGGCGTTGTCGAAAGCGATTCTACGGGTCTGCCGGGAGAGGCGGTTTCAATTACGCGCCTACAATCTGTCGGTGGTCGGGGTCTGCGAAAAGTGCGCACATAAATAA
- a CDS encoding VCBS repeat-containing protein, protein MTSPAIPGLLLLNKGTPARAAHRCAPALLLLFLLPSLAFAFSPEPDFEAPGYFPTGDYPHFVEQADFNGDGLIDLVVSNRIDDNLVLFLGNGSGDSPDGTFTLLLTLSASDQPYLCTVADLNGDDILDLVVGIRYLNGVDLFLGGGSEGVWDSTFSAPSHFFSGHGAYSAAVGDFNEDGIVDLAVANDCIASDIGDSVSVLIGTGADSVWDGGFESPVGYPTDHTPQMILAHDFNEDGILDLVTCNAHGASVSVLIGDGGGGVGDGTFHPRVDYSVGSGPHSAVVEDFNEDGIADLAVSCWDVDRVSVLLGNGAGGVGDGTFSAATHYAVGDAPRRVVIADCDGDSIHDLVTCDYYGRTLSVLTGYGDGTFASARTSFAGGTCWSLVAGRFDEDGFVDVVAVSPNDEGATFYAGKGDGTFRSVECLIVPDRCRAVVTGDWNGDGHADLAAAGRNEFREGTIFVFTADEAGHGFTHAQTCSTGTDPADMITEDFNGDSIPDLASLNRGDGTLSILLGAGGGAFGSPLFTSVGNEPAALVTGDFDDNGVRDLILTRRLNGTMSVLLGVGDGTFAAPVAYAVGWGPRGAALGDFNGDEIEDVAIALLYDNAVSVLLGNGAGGIGDGTFAAATPFAVGENPHDVITADWNGDEIPDLAVTETGADSVVVLLGNGAAGVGDGTFSTAGRYAVGLSPIEILTADWNGDGILDLATADSLSGTLSILTGNGGADAGDGTFDGPYVFAAEEWVSDLVDGDFDGIGGRDIIAAGAGFYVKNPDCRINIIRNRLEITALPGGSPPPALPRLRVRVRPNPFNPVAAIRYELARRSAVRATVHEPSGRLVSVLFEGVVEGGEHTLPWNGRDGDGRSVASGVYLIRVETDHSVGAAKAVLLR, encoded by the coding sequence GTGACTTCGCCCGCCATCCCTGGCCTGCTTCTCTTGAATAAGGGTACACCCGCCCGAGCCGCGCACCGGTGCGCTCCCGCCCTCCTGCTCCTCTTTCTTCTCCCTTCCCTCGCCTTCGCTTTCTCACCCGAACCGGACTTCGAAGCTCCGGGCTATTTCCCCACGGGGGATTATCCGCACTTCGTGGAACAGGCGGATTTCAACGGCGACGGACTGATCGACTTGGTCGTCTCGAATCGAATCGACGACAACCTGGTCCTTTTTCTGGGGAACGGCTCCGGCGACTCGCCCGATGGAACCTTCACGCTTCTTCTCACGTTATCGGCGAGCGACCAGCCCTATCTCTGCACGGTGGCCGACCTAAACGGTGACGACATCCTCGACCTCGTGGTCGGAATCCGCTACCTGAACGGAGTGGACCTGTTCCTCGGCGGGGGATCGGAAGGCGTGTGGGACAGCACCTTTTCCGCGCCGAGCCACTTCTTCTCCGGGCACGGCGCCTACTCCGCGGCGGTGGGGGACTTCAACGAGGACGGCATCGTCGACCTGGCGGTGGCGAACGACTGCATCGCCTCCGACATCGGAGACAGCGTTTCGGTACTGATCGGAACCGGCGCGGACAGCGTTTGGGACGGCGGATTCGAAAGTCCCGTGGGTTACCCGACGGACCATACTCCCCAGATGATTCTCGCGCACGACTTCAACGAGGACGGCATCCTCGACCTCGTCACCTGTAACGCCCATGGCGCGAGCGTTTCGGTATTGATCGGCGACGGCGGCGGCGGCGTGGGAGACGGCACCTTTCACCCGCGGGTCGACTATTCCGTCGGGAGCGGCCCCCACTCGGCGGTCGTCGAGGATTTCAACGAAGACGGGATCGCCGACCTCGCCGTCTCCTGTTGGGACGTGGACAGAGTATCGGTCCTGCTCGGCAACGGCGCGGGGGGCGTCGGAGACGGCACCTTCTCGGCCGCGACGCACTACGCCGTCGGCGACGCGCCCCGTCGGGTGGTCATCGCCGATTGCGACGGCGACTCCATTCACGACCTCGTGACCTGCGACTATTACGGCCGAACCCTCTCCGTCCTGACCGGCTACGGTGACGGGACCTTCGCGAGCGCGCGGACCTCCTTCGCCGGCGGAACCTGCTGGTCCTTGGTGGCCGGTCGCTTCGACGAAGACGGCTTTGTCGACGTCGTCGCCGTCTCCCCCAACGACGAAGGCGCGACCTTCTACGCCGGGAAAGGAGACGGGACGTTCCGCTCGGTGGAATGCCTGATCGTGCCGGATCGTTGCCGCGCCGTCGTGACCGGCGATTGGAACGGAGACGGCCATGCCGACCTCGCCGCGGCCGGACGGAATGAATTCCGGGAGGGAACCATCTTCGTGTTCACGGCCGACGAGGCCGGCCATGGCTTCACGCACGCCCAAACCTGTTCCACCGGAACCGATCCGGCGGACATGATCACCGAGGATTTCAACGGCGACTCCATCCCCGATCTCGCCTCGCTGAACCGCGGCGACGGAACCCTGTCCATTCTTCTCGGCGCGGGCGGCGGCGCTTTCGGCTCCCCTCTCTTCACGTCCGTCGGGAACGAGCCCGCCGCGCTCGTCACGGGCGACTTCGACGACAACGGCGTCCGCGACCTGATCTTGACTCGGAGGCTGAATGGGACCATGAGCGTTCTGCTCGGCGTGGGAGACGGCACCTTCGCCGCCCCCGTCGCTTACGCGGTCGGTTGGGGCCCACGGGGGGCCGCCCTCGGCGACTTCAACGGCGACGAAATCGAGGACGTGGCGATCGCTCTGCTCTACGACAACGCGGTGTCGGTCCTCCTCGGCAACGGCGCCGGCGGGATCGGAGACGGCACCTTCGCCGCGGCGACCCCCTTCGCCGTCGGCGAAAACCCGCACGACGTGATCACCGCGGATTGGAACGGCGACGAAATCCCGGACCTGGCGGTGACCGAAACCGGCGCGGACAGCGTGGTCGTCCTCCTCGGAAACGGCGCCGCGGGAGTCGGCGACGGCACCTTCAGCACCGCGGGCCGTTACGCCGTCGGCCTCTCCCCGATCGAGATTCTCACCGCGGACTGGAACGGAGACGGGATCCTCGACCTCGCCACGGCGGATTCCCTCTCCGGCACACTCTCCATCCTGACCGGAAACGGCGGGGCCGATGCGGGGGACGGCACCTTCGACGGTCCATACGTCTTTGCCGCCGAGGAGTGGGTCTCCGATCTCGTCGACGGGGACTTCGACGGCATCGGCGGCCGGGACATCATCGCGGCGGGCGCGGGATTCTACGTGAAGAACCCGGATTGCCGGATCAACATCATCCGGAACCGCTTGGAAATCACCGCGCTCCCGGGCGGAAGCCCGCCGCCGGCCCTCCCGCGGCTCCGCGTCCGGGTGCGGCCGAACCCCTTCAACCCGGTCGCCGCCATACGCTACGAACTGGCCCGGCGGAGCGCGGTCCGCGCGACGGTGCACGAGCCCTCCGGCAGGCTCGTCTCGGTTCTTTTCGAGGGCGTGGTGGAAGGAGGGGAACACACGCTCCCCTGGAACGGAAGGGACGGCGACGGCCGTTCGGTCGCCTCCGGAGTCTACTTGATTCGGGTCGAAACGGATCACTCGGTCGGCGCCGCAAAGGCCGTTCTTCTCCGTTGA
- a CDS encoding sulfatase-like hydrolase/transferase, with amino-acid sequence MKEITTSEQAERAGSIDWASGPAVGALIGLVEFAFHAIRGAPLLSAALLPGVTLLYVLYWTAAGFVVAAALAVLRRVGTGFPRDRRTGPAILLAAAVAFGVLGALLAHVFVDIRRPWTTLLNLAVLAAIPPLAVLFRRFLPVGLFRRPARLPLFAAAVVLLTLPLRWMPEERSSGAPRPAEGGRAPNILLFVFDTLRFDHVGSYGYDRETTPRLDRIAAEGAVFERAYAPSSWTLPSTASILTSRYPSGHGVTHRAAALPGTVTTLPALLRGKGYRTGLFSGNPFIEPSFGFGNGFDIAVAPSKPLYLKIFYLPYYLKRTAGRLPGCADTDRWVTRYESFWRPGITEEIVPADLLASRLLRWIDDGGDHPFFAHVQFMEPHDPYVGEGRFGPVGISLAPHVGIAPVHPFDTAPRPGGDGVAVMVGRYDDDIHRADRALGAVMDGLEKRGLGEDTWIVVTSDHGEEFWDHDGWGHGNSLFEELVRVPLLFRGRGIAPGRSTAMARLVDLAPTLAAAAGAESPPEFVGVSLLPVLLGLESDTGVRESFAEVARGHGRTLRSILLEDGSKFVEARVGDRRSRMLFDLFADGEERANLLDADSPAADPWLRLLNDAAERAARGGVEAERATVDAVTEERLRALGYVD; translated from the coding sequence GTGAAAGAAATAACGACATCCGAACAAGCCGAACGCGCCGGCTCGATCGATTGGGCTTCCGGGCCGGCGGTCGGCGCTCTCATCGGGCTCGTCGAGTTCGCCTTCCACGCGATCCGGGGGGCGCCGCTCCTCTCCGCCGCTCTCCTCCCCGGCGTGACGCTTCTCTATGTCCTCTACTGGACGGCGGCGGGATTCGTCGTCGCGGCGGCGCTCGCCGTGCTCCGCCGGGTGGGCACCGGCTTTCCGCGGGACCGGCGAACCGGACCGGCGATTCTGCTCGCCGCGGCGGTCGCCTTCGGCGTTCTCGGCGCGCTCCTCGCCCACGTTTTCGTGGATATCCGCCGTCCCTGGACCACGCTCCTGAACCTCGCCGTGCTGGCGGCGATCCCCCCGCTGGCCGTTCTCTTTCGACGGTTCCTTCCGGTCGGGCTTTTCCGGCGGCCCGCCCGCCTTCCGCTCTTCGCCGCGGCCGTGGTTTTACTCACGCTGCCGCTCCGCTGGATGCCGGAGGAGCGTTCCTCCGGCGCCCCGCGGCCCGCGGAGGGCGGGAGGGCGCCGAACATCCTTCTCTTCGTTTTCGACACGCTCCGTTTCGATCACGTGGGAAGCTACGGCTACGATAGGGAGACCACGCCGCGCCTGGACCGGATCGCCGCGGAGGGAGCGGTGTTCGAGCGGGCTTACGCGCCCTCTTCCTGGACGCTCCCCTCCACCGCGTCGATCCTGACGTCTCGCTACCCGTCGGGACACGGCGTGACCCATCGGGCCGCCGCCCTCCCGGGAACGGTGACCACCCTCCCCGCCCTCCTGCGCGGGAAGGGGTACCGGACCGGGCTCTTTTCCGGTAATCCCTTCATCGAGCCTTCCTTCGGCTTCGGAAACGGGTTCGACATCGCCGTCGCACCGTCGAAACCGCTTTATTTGAAAATCTTCTATCTCCCCTATTATCTGAAGCGAACCGCCGGGCGACTGCCCGGGTGCGCGGACACGGACCGCTGGGTGACGCGCTACGAGTCGTTCTGGCGCCCCGGGATCACCGAGGAGATCGTGCCGGCGGACCTCCTTGCGAGCAGGCTTCTTCGCTGGATCGACGACGGTGGGGACCATCCCTTCTTCGCCCACGTTCAGTTCATGGAACCTCACGATCCCTACGTGGGAGAGGGGCGTTTCGGACCGGTGGGGATCTCCCTCGCCCCTCACGTGGGCATCGCCCCGGTCCATCCTTTCGACACCGCCCCCCGTCCGGGGGGGGACGGGGTCGCCGTCATGGTGGGGCGCTACGACGACGACATCCACCGCGCGGACCGCGCGCTCGGCGCGGTCATGGACGGGCTCGAGAAACGCGGTCTCGGGGAAGACACATGGATCGTGGTTACCTCCGACCACGGCGAGGAGTTCTGGGATCACGACGGCTGGGGGCACGGCAATTCTCTTTTCGAGGAGCTGGTCCGGGTTCCCCTGCTTTTCCGGGGGCGCGGGATCGCTCCGGGCCGATCGACCGCGATGGCGCGGCTGGTCGATTTGGCGCCCACATTGGCGGCGGCGGCCGGGGCCGAATCCCCTCCCGAGTTCGTAGGCGTGAGCCTGTTGCCCGTGCTCCTCGGCCTCGAGAGCGATACGGGCGTCCGGGAGAGCTTCGCCGAGGTCGCCCGCGGCCACGGGAGGACGCTCCGCTCGATCCTTCTCGAGGACGGCTCCAAGTTCGTCGAGGCGCGGGTCGGCGACAGGCGGAGCCGGATGCTCTTCGATCTTTTTGCCGATGGGGAGGAGCGAGCGAACTTGTTGGATGCCGATTCCCCGGCGGCGGATCCCTGGCTCCGGCTCTTAAACGACGCGGCGGAGCGGGCGGCTCGGGGAGGCGTGGAGGCGGAACGGGCTACGGTGGACGCCGTGACCGAGGAGAGGCTCCGCGCCCTCGGCTACGTGGATTGA
- a CDS encoding GNAT family N-acetyltransferase has protein sequence MRIRTMTEEDLDFAAARTTAEGWRNETREDFENFLAHDSEGCLIAEEEGGPIGIGVATAYRDSGFIGELIVLPERRGRGVGAKLLGAALEHLERRGVRSVLLDGVPGAVRLYERAGFRPVCRSLRFTGLIEGETHGRVRPMEEKDWDAVRAMDREAFGEDRSFFLRRRFERAPELCLVLAPKEEILGFVIGRYGDGIVSASPWIARPGSYCPADLLRALAREAPDTPIELGVLESNGVAIGELRASGFEEKPTSSLRMVRGPSGDLGAAPACFSIGTAAKG, from the coding sequence ATGCGCATCCGGACGATGACCGAAGAGGACCTCGATTTCGCCGCGGCCCGGACGACCGCCGAGGGGTGGCGGAACGAGACGAGGGAGGACTTCGAGAATTTCCTGGCCCACGACTCCGAGGGTTGCTTGATCGCCGAAGAGGAGGGCGGGCCGATCGGGATCGGCGTCGCCACCGCATACCGAGACTCGGGATTCATCGGCGAGTTGATCGTCCTTCCGGAGCGGCGCGGACGAGGCGTGGGCGCGAAGCTGCTGGGCGCGGCGCTCGAGCACCTCGAACGGCGCGGCGTCCGCAGCGTGCTTCTCGACGGCGTGCCCGGCGCGGTCCGGCTTTATGAACGAGCCGGTTTTCGGCCGGTTTGCCGTTCTCTCCGCTTCACCGGCCTGATCGAGGGGGAGACTCACGGCCGGGTCCGGCCGATGGAGGAGAAGGACTGGGATGCGGTCCGCGCCATGGACCGGGAGGCTTTCGGTGAAGACAGAAGCTTCTTTCTGCGGCGGCGGTTCGAGCGGGCGCCGGAGCTGTGCTTGGTTCTCGCTCCCAAAGAGGAGATTCTCGGTTTCGTGATCGGCCGGTACGGGGACGGGATCGTCTCCGCTTCCCCCTGGATCGCGCGGCCGGGATCCTATTGCCCCGCGGACCTGCTCCGTGCGTTGGCGCGCGAGGCGCCGGACACGCCGATCGAGTTGGGCGTTCTGGAGTCGAACGGCGTCGCCATCGGCGAACTGCGCGCCTCGGGCTTCGAGGAGAAACCGACCTCTTCGCTCCGCATGGTGCGCGGTCCCTCCGGCGATCTCGGCGCCGCCCCCGCCTGCTTTTCCATCGGCACGGCGGCGAAGGGCTGA